A genome region from Chloroflexaceae bacterium includes the following:
- a CDS encoding ABC-F family ATP-binding cassette domain-containing protein produces the protein MTLLSVGGLTKYYGAELIFEDLSFQVARGEKVALVGVNGAGKSTLLKIIAGLESPDAGQAAIARGARIAYLAQEVRFGGDLTLWQEMERALATLRDLEAEMRALEPVIADTAAPGWEAAMERYGQLTARFEHMGGYEVEPRIKRTLQGLGFHESQYHQRMAHFSGGQKTRAALAAALLSDPDLLLLDEPTNHLDMQALEWLEHFLRSWDGTLIVTSHDRYFLDRVTRRTLEVAFGKLEDYPAPYNRYLELKAERMERRLKEFRAQQEFIARTEEFIRRYKAGQRAREAKGREKRLERLKRERAIERPREPARLRLFLDTQLRSGALALALDDLVVGFPGDGPDTAPRVLLRADGLEVHRGERVALLGPNGCGKTTLLRTILGQVRPLRGQARLGHQVHIGYYAQGHDALNWNATVLEELTRASPTLGEAAARTLLGRFLFSGDDVFKRVGDLSGGERSRVALAQLTLLPGNLLILDEPTNHLDIGAREALEAVLKEYPGAILFVSHDRYFIDALADKVWHVEQGRIREYLGGYSDFVAAREAAAAAPSEAQAARAPAPAPAAARPAAASETTALQDRQRKKRLAALEAEVALLEQELGRLKADLERASAARDVQQITALGTQYAELETLLAAKYDQWAELAA, from the coding sequence ATGACCCTGTTGAGCGTCGGCGGCCTGACCAAGTACTACGGCGCCGAACTGATTTTCGAGGACCTCAGCTTCCAGGTGGCCCGGGGCGAGAAGGTCGCCCTGGTCGGCGTGAACGGCGCCGGCAAGAGCACCTTGCTGAAGATCATCGCCGGCCTGGAAAGCCCCGACGCGGGCCAGGCGGCCATCGCGCGCGGCGCTCGCATCGCCTATCTGGCCCAGGAGGTGCGCTTCGGCGGCGACCTGACCCTCTGGCAGGAGATGGAGCGCGCCCTGGCGACCCTGCGCGATCTGGAGGCGGAGATGCGGGCTCTCGAACCGGTGATTGCCGACACCGCCGCTCCGGGCTGGGAAGCGGCGATGGAGCGTTACGGGCAACTTACCGCCCGCTTCGAGCACATGGGCGGCTACGAGGTCGAGCCGCGCATCAAGCGCACCCTGCAGGGCCTGGGGTTCCACGAGAGCCAGTACCACCAGCGCATGGCCCACTTCTCCGGCGGCCAGAAGACCCGCGCCGCCCTCGCCGCCGCGCTGCTCTCTGACCCCGACCTGCTGCTGCTCGATGAGCCGACCAACCATCTCGACATGCAGGCCCTGGAGTGGCTTGAACACTTCCTCCGTTCCTGGGATGGCACGCTGATCGTGACCTCCCACGACCGCTACTTCCTTGATCGCGTCACCCGGCGCACCCTGGAAGTGGCCTTCGGCAAACTGGAGGACTACCCGGCCCCCTACAACCGCTACCTAGAACTCAAGGCCGAGCGTATGGAACGGCGGCTGAAGGAGTTTCGCGCCCAGCAGGAGTTCATTGCGCGCACCGAGGAGTTCATTCGCCGCTACAAGGCCGGCCAGCGCGCCCGCGAGGCAAAGGGCCGCGAGAAGCGCCTCGAACGGCTGAAGCGCGAGCGGGCCATCGAACGGCCCCGCGAACCGGCGCGCCTGCGTCTCTTCCTCGACACCCAGCTTCGCAGCGGCGCCCTGGCGCTCGCCCTCGACGACCTGGTGGTCGGCTTTCCCGGCGACGGCCCGGACACCGCCCCCCGCGTGCTGCTGCGCGCCGATGGGCTTGAGGTGCATCGCGGCGAACGGGTGGCCCTCCTCGGCCCCAATGGCTGTGGTAAGACGACCCTGCTGCGGACCATTCTGGGCCAGGTGCGCCCGCTGCGGGGCCAGGCGCGCCTGGGACATCAGGTGCACATCGGCTACTACGCCCAGGGCCACGACGCGCTCAACTGGAACGCGACCGTGCTGGAGGAACTGACGCGGGCCAGCCCGACCCTCGGCGAAGCCGCGGCACGCACCCTGCTGGGGCGCTTCCTCTTCAGCGGCGACGATGTGTTCAAGCGCGTTGGCGACCTCAGCGGCGGCGAACGCTCGCGGGTCGCCCTGGCCCAACTGACGCTGCTGCCGGGCAACCTGCTCATCCTTGACGAGCCGACCAATCACCTGGATATCGGCGCCCGCGAGGCCCTTGAAGCCGTGCTCAAGGAGTATCCCGGCGCGATCCTCTTCGTCTCCCACGACCGCTACTTTATTGACGCCCTGGCCGATAAAGTCTGGCACGTCGAACAGGGGCGCATTCGCGAGTACCTGGGCGGCTACAGCGACTTCGTCGCCGCCCGCGAAGCGGCCGCCGCAGCGCCGTCCGAGGCGCAGGCGGCGCGCGCGCCTGCTCCTGCTCCCGCTGCGGCGCGGCCGGCGGCGGCCTCCGAGACAACCGCGCTGCAAGATCGCCAGCGCAAGAAGCGCCTGGCGGCGCTGGAAGCGGAAGTGGCCCTGCTCGAACAGGAACTTGGCCGCCTCAAGGCCGACCTGGAGCGGGCCAGCGCCGCCCGCGACGTGCAACAGATCACTGCCCTGGGCACGCAATACGCCGAACTCGAAACCCTGCTGGCGGCGAAGTACGACCAGTGGGCCGAACTGGCCGCCTGA
- a CDS encoding glycosyltransferase family 4 protein: MKILYVTAGIPVPGALGGSTHAYEVARGLVRRGHEVHLVAASREGWSGLAPFVRPVSSRLDGIYLHYQDVPKVLSLLGAAPVLRLARLLRPDVIIERYYNFAGVGILAARHLGAPALLEVNALIVDPPAVFKRRLDDALGGPLRRWAEWQCRAADRIVTPLHTTVPPSIPRTRIVELPWGADVERFAPVARQRRQIHSPPNVVFLGSFRAWHGATDVVRAGLRLLDQGHDLRFTLIGDGPERAAAMALAAPRAERFTFTGAVPYARVPDLLAAADVGVAPFTTAPHPALRAAGFFWSPLKVYEYMAAGLPVVTTAIPPLTEVIREGREGALFPEGDVEALAAAIARVLANPAAALAMGAAARERVVARYSWQRHCAELERILEELRQSSPSP, translated from the coding sequence GTGAAGATCCTCTACGTCACCGCTGGCATTCCGGTGCCAGGGGCTCTCGGCGGCAGCACCCACGCCTACGAGGTAGCGCGAGGTCTGGTCAGGCGCGGGCACGAGGTGCATCTTGTGGCCGCGTCGCGCGAAGGCTGGAGCGGCCTGGCGCCCTTCGTCCGCCCGGTCTCCTCGCGTCTCGACGGCATCTACCTGCACTATCAGGACGTGCCCAAGGTCCTGAGCCTGCTGGGCGCGGCGCCGGTGCTACGCCTGGCGCGCCTCCTGCGCCCCGATGTGATCATCGAGCGCTACTACAACTTCGCCGGGGTCGGCATCCTCGCTGCCCGACACCTTGGTGCGCCCGCGCTCCTGGAAGTCAACGCCCTGATCGTTGACCCGCCCGCCGTCTTCAAGCGGCGCCTCGACGATGCCCTGGGCGGCCCGCTGCGGCGCTGGGCCGAGTGGCAGTGCCGCGCCGCCGACCGCATCGTGACGCCGCTGCACACTACGGTGCCGCCGAGCATCCCCCGCACCCGGATCGTCGAGTTGCCCTGGGGCGCCGATGTGGAGCGCTTCGCTCCCGTGGCCCGGCAGCGGCGCCAGATCCACTCCCCGCCCAACGTGGTCTTCCTGGGTTCATTTCGCGCCTGGCACGGCGCCACCGATGTCGTGCGCGCCGGGCTGCGCCTGCTCGACCAGGGTCACGACCTGCGCTTCACCCTGATCGGCGACGGGCCGGAGCGGGCCGCCGCCATGGCCCTCGCCGCGCCGCGGGCGGAGCGTTTCACCTTTACCGGGGCCGTGCCCTATGCCCGCGTGCCTGACCTGCTCGCCGCCGCCGACGTGGGCGTGGCGCCCTTCACTACCGCGCCGCACCCGGCCCTGCGCGCTGCCGGCTTCTTCTGGTCGCCGCTGAAGGTCTACGAGTACATGGCTGCCGGCCTGCCCGTGGTGACCACGGCCATCCCTCCCCTCACGGAGGTCATCCGCGAGGGCCGCGAGGGCGCCCTCTTCCCCGAAGGCGACGTGGAGGCCCTGGCCGCGGCCATCGCCCGCGTACTCGCCAACCCCGCCGCCGCCCTGGCTATGGGTGCGGCCGCCCGCGAGCGGGTGGTAGCCCGCTACTCCTGGCAACGCCACTGCGCCGAGCTGGAGCGCATTCTTGAAGAACTGAGGCAGTCCTCACCCTCCCCCTGA
- a CDS encoding cyclic-di-AMP receptor: MKLIVFVTDDAHADVSVDTLVGQGFRVTRLATTGGFLRRGNTTLLVGVEDQQVDQACDLVKGVAPGTLAIIMDLERYERL; this comes from the coding sequence ATGAAACTGATCGTGTTTGTCACCGACGATGCCCACGCCGACGTGAGCGTGGACACCCTGGTCGGGCAGGGTTTCCGGGTCACGCGCCTGGCGACGACCGGCGGCTTTCTGCGCCGGGGCAATACAACCCTGCTCGTCGGCGTCGAGGATCAGCAGGTAGACCAGGCCTGCGATCTGGTCAAGGGCGTCGCCCCTGGCACCCTGGCGATTATCATGGACCTGGAGCGCTACGAGCGCCTGTGA
- a CDS encoding CPBP family glutamic-type intramembrane protease — protein MSDPGSVSAEKQRQAVNLWPFGAGLGLFVLLFAVGSAVGGEPGQIMAASVNTLPFAVLAVLAYLGGERPNWAWVATGLWLALMVGGVSLIALGLSASVLSGGRLTETERLPLLGPAELARLGLVMLGIAGSIAIGALFILPAARRLLARIVPINPASFVHAVALIAVVTIGLVAIVPLVVLGAPPFLTLVDNLAGNAGGRDAAGLLRDQIYSLIWTIPAAILAVGFGITRDLRGALARLGLTRPTPRQALIGLGLALLLAGAAQALGAAIEWLWGLMGWPVTDEEAFEQLFAFAINPVGALVIGISAGLGEELAMRGVLQPRLGLWLSNFFFTSLHAFQYNWDALLIVFLVGVACGIVRQRSSTSVAAIVHGGYNFTLIMLVALGVGK, from the coding sequence ATGTCCGACCCTGGCAGCGTAAGCGCCGAGAAGCAGCGGCAGGCGGTCAATCTATGGCCGTTCGGCGCGGGCCTGGGACTGTTTGTATTGCTCTTCGCCGTGGGCAGCGCGGTCGGCGGGGAGCCTGGCCAGATTATGGCTGCCAGCGTCAACACGCTGCCGTTCGCCGTGCTGGCGGTGCTGGCCTACCTTGGCGGCGAACGCCCCAACTGGGCCTGGGTCGCCACAGGGCTGTGGCTGGCGCTGATGGTTGGCGGCGTCAGCCTGATTGCCCTGGGCCTGTCGGCAAGCGTGCTCAGCGGCGGCCGCTTGACCGAAACAGAGCGTTTGCCCCTCCTGGGGCCGGCGGAACTGGCGCGCCTGGGACTGGTGATGCTGGGCATCGCGGGCAGCATCGCTATTGGCGCGCTGTTCATCCTGCCCGCGGCGCGCCGCCTCCTCGCCAGGATCGTGCCCATCAATCCAGCGTCATTCGTGCATGCCGTCGCCCTGATTGCCGTGGTGACCATCGGGCTGGTCGCTATCGTGCCCCTGGTCGTGCTCGGCGCCCCCCCGTTCCTGACCCTGGTTGATAATCTGGCCGGGAATGCCGGCGGGCGCGACGCAGCCGGGTTGCTGCGCGATCAGATCTACAGTCTGATCTGGACGATTCCGGCAGCCATTCTTGCCGTCGGCTTTGGCATCACGCGCGATCTGCGCGGGGCGCTGGCGCGGCTGGGGCTGACCCGCCCGACGCCGCGCCAGGCGCTGATAGGGCTGGGGCTGGCCCTGCTCCTGGCGGGGGCCGCGCAGGCGCTCGGTGCGGCCATCGAGTGGCTCTGGGGGCTGATGGGCTGGCCGGTAACCGACGAGGAAGCTTTTGAGCAATTGTTTGCCTTTGCCATTAACCCGGTTGGCGCGCTGGTGATTGGCATCTCCGCCGGTCTGGGGGAGGAACTGGCGATGCGGGGCGTGTTGCAGCCACGCCTGGGGTTGTGGCTCTCCAACTTCTTCTTTACGAGCCTGCACGCCTTCCAGTACAACTGGGACGCCCTGCTGATCGTCTTTCTCGTCGGCGTGGCGTGCGGGATCGTGCGCCAGCGCAGCAGCACCAGCGTGGCGGCGATCGTGCACGGAGGGTACAATTTTACCCTGATTATGCTGGTAGCTCTGGGGGTGGGAAAGTGA
- a CDS encoding EAL domain-containing response regulator has translation MTSSVPRRRLLILDDDPLIGQTISAIATLSGLDTRYTSRPQEFFQAVEEWNPTHIALDLIMPQMDGIQVIQNLALLGCTAGIIITSGVDARVLDAAGRLAAEHGLNIVGVVAKPFTPTRLRQLLLSNIPSNAVERGTAQSGALAPATELDANELRRALLGGAIIPYYQPKVVCATGALAGFEVLARWRHPDRGLIPPARFVPLAEAAGLIDELTLRVTDQALRWFAPLCTGRNSVTPSPASTGLETGLQLAVNISARTLSNTALFDQIRARCRQLGIAPEHLSFELTESSAIDDPTASLDLLTQLRMHGFHLALDDFGAGFSSMLQLVRLPVSEIKIDKSFVMTAMQSKESRTVTRFIVDLGRSLGLRCTAEGVENAHVLAYLRSIGCDLAQGYAIAQPMPGEAALQWMGRRASLR, from the coding sequence ATGACCAGTAGTGTGCCACGCAGACGCCTGTTGATACTGGATGACGATCCGCTGATCGGGCAGACGATCAGCGCCATCGCCACGCTGTCGGGGCTGGACACGCGCTACACCTCGCGCCCCCAGGAGTTCTTTCAGGCCGTTGAGGAATGGAATCCGACCCATATCGCCCTGGATCTGATCATGCCGCAGATGGATGGCATCCAGGTGATCCAGAACCTGGCGTTGCTGGGTTGCACTGCAGGGATCATCATCACCAGCGGCGTTGACGCGCGGGTCCTCGACGCCGCCGGGCGACTCGCCGCCGAGCATGGCCTGAACATTGTCGGGGTGGTTGCCAAACCCTTCACACCGACGCGATTGCGGCAGTTGTTGCTCAGCAATATTCCATCGAATGCCGTTGAGCGTGGAACCGCGCAATCCGGCGCGCTGGCGCCCGCGACGGAGCTTGATGCCAACGAGTTGCGGCGCGCTCTCCTCGGCGGGGCCATCATTCCCTACTACCAGCCCAAGGTTGTCTGCGCCACCGGCGCCCTGGCGGGTTTCGAGGTCCTGGCCCGCTGGCGCCATCCCGACCGGGGCCTGATTCCTCCCGCTCGCTTCGTTCCCCTGGCCGAAGCCGCCGGCCTGATTGACGAACTGACGCTGCGGGTGACCGACCAGGCGCTGCGCTGGTTCGCGCCACTCTGTACCGGCAGGAACAGCGTCACCCCCTCGCCCGCTTCCACCGGGCTGGAGACAGGCTTGCAACTGGCGGTGAACATCTCGGCGCGGACGCTGAGCAATACCGCGCTCTTTGATCAGATTCGCGCCCGGTGCCGGCAACTCGGCATCGCCCCGGAGCACCTGAGTTTTGAACTGACCGAGAGCAGCGCGATAGACGATCCCACCGCCTCGCTTGACCTGCTCACCCAGCTGCGGATGCATGGCTTTCACCTGGCCCTTGATGATTTTGGCGCCGGTTTTTCGTCTATGCTGCAACTGGTGCGCCTGCCCGTCTCGGAGATCAAAATCGACAAGTCGTTCGTGATGACGGCGATGCAATCGAAGGAGTCGCGCACCGTGACACGCTTTATCGTTGACCTCGGACGCAGCCTGGGGCTCCGCTGCACCGCCGAGGGGGTCGAGAACGCGCACGTGCTGGCCTATCTGCGAAGCATTGGCTGCGATCTGGCGCAGGGCTACGCTATCGCCCAGCCAATGCCCGGCGAGGCGGCCCTGCAGTGGATGGGGCGGCGAGCCTCGCTACGCTAG
- a CDS encoding PAS domain S-box protein produces MKWSVTRVPMAATSPFWMALSLATLALVALADAITPLMRAPAALYVLPILIAIFARRAPFVIAVAVLGTLLCIASYALAPLPEEWSAYALINPGSAVGGMLAAAGLGLALLRVMERNEEQQRVVQQQYELLRMASTAGRLGGWIAYLPNGPVRWTDEVAQIYELDPASPPETLDFERFIAPEHLERMRACFERCAREGTPYDEEFEIITTGGRRLWVSTFGRAVRDASGKIVAVHGAVQDISRAKEIEASLARSEARFRQFAESVPLIVWTNDVAGKLDYINQAIAELCGPGAPVQALGDGWLTLLHPDDVDAARAACEQGVRAGMPSETEFRFRTRDGSYRWHLARAFPVRDEQGNVIKWYGAATNIDEQKRLATRLRTILESVTDGFVIIDPDGRIAYMNTHAEHILLRSRADLLGKSIYETFPQIRGTRFDREYSQARATGRAAHFEEFFPRRGIWLEFSLYPSEEGVAVYFRDVTRRRQMEDQLRLLETAVARLNDIVMITEARPIDEPGPRIIFVNDAFERITGYRPDEVLGRSPRILQGPRSQRSELDRVRVALEQCEFIVVRVINYRKSGEEFWNEFSIIPITDEQGNCTHFVSIQRDVTEQVKLEEQLRQSQRLEAVGQLTGGVAHDFNNLLTVMLGNAELLSEALAGNPDLKMLAEMIGAAAQRGSELTQHLLAFARRQALDPRAVDVNRLVTGMDGLIRRALGEHIAIQAILAPDLWPALVDPAQLESALLNLCINARDAMPTGGALTIETANVLLDQQYAERATEVTPGPYVLIAVSDTGVGIAPEHLPHVFEPFFTTKEKGKGSGLGLSMVYGFIKQSRGHVTIYSEPGRGTTVKLYLPRAVETVAGYQPGIERTWTGGNETILLVEDDEAVRNFARQQLTSLGYRVLEAGSGPEALEIVRAHDDIDLIFTDIVMPGGMSGRELVEAARQVRPGIKALYTSGYAENVIVHHGRLDPGVVLLSKPYRRMDLARKVREALATGAESRGDGEKSI; encoded by the coding sequence ATGAAATGGTCGGTTACCCGAGTGCCCATGGCCGCGACCTCCCCGTTCTGGATGGCGCTGAGCCTGGCGACGCTGGCGCTGGTGGCCCTGGCCGACGCGATCACCCCGTTGATGCGCGCCCCGGCAGCGCTCTACGTGCTCCCCATTCTGATCGCCATCTTCGCCCGACGCGCACCGTTCGTGATCGCCGTCGCGGTGCTGGGAACACTGCTGTGCATTGCCAGCTATGCGCTGGCGCCGTTGCCCGAGGAGTGGTCGGCCTACGCGCTGATCAATCCCGGGAGCGCCGTGGGCGGCATGCTCGCCGCGGCCGGTCTGGGCCTGGCCCTGTTGCGCGTCATGGAGCGGAATGAGGAGCAGCAACGAGTGGTGCAACAGCAGTACGAATTGCTGCGTATGGCCAGCACGGCCGGACGCCTGGGCGGCTGGATCGCTTATCTGCCCAACGGTCCGGTACGATGGACGGACGAGGTGGCGCAGATCTACGAACTGGACCCGGCATCGCCTCCGGAGACGCTGGATTTTGAACGCTTCATCGCTCCCGAGCACCTGGAGCGCATGCGCGCCTGTTTCGAGCGCTGTGCGCGTGAGGGCACGCCCTACGACGAGGAGTTCGAGATCATCACCACTGGCGGACGGCGCCTCTGGGTGAGCACCTTCGGGCGCGCAGTGCGCGACGCCAGCGGGAAGATCGTCGCCGTTCATGGCGCGGTGCAGGACATTTCACGCGCCAAGGAGATAGAGGCTTCGCTAGCGCGGAGCGAGGCGCGCTTCCGGCAGTTCGCCGAGTCGGTGCCGTTGATCGTCTGGACTAACGACGTCGCGGGGAAGCTCGATTACATTAATCAGGCCATCGCCGAGCTGTGCGGCCCGGGGGCGCCGGTCCAGGCCCTGGGCGACGGCTGGCTCACCCTGCTGCATCCCGATGACGTGGACGCCGCCCGCGCGGCATGCGAGCAGGGGGTGCGAGCGGGTATGCCCTCTGAAACGGAGTTTCGCTTCCGCACCCGCGACGGGAGCTACCGCTGGCACCTGGCCCGCGCCTTCCCCGTTCGCGACGAACAGGGCAATGTCATCAAATGGTACGGCGCCGCTACTAATATTGACGAGCAGAAGCGCCTCGCCACGCGCCTGCGAACGATCCTGGAAAGCGTCACTGATGGGTTCGTTATCATCGATCCAGATGGGCGGATTGCCTACATGAACACCCACGCCGAACACATCCTGCTCCGAAGCCGGGCCGATCTCCTCGGCAAGAGCATCTACGAGACGTTTCCGCAGATCCGGGGAACGCGGTTCGACCGCGAGTACAGCCAGGCGCGGGCCACGGGGCGCGCGGCCCATTTCGAGGAGTTTTTTCCCCGACGCGGGATCTGGCTGGAGTTCAGCCTCTATCCCTCCGAGGAAGGCGTGGCGGTCTATTTTCGCGACGTGACCCGGCGCCGGCAGATGGAGGACCAGTTGCGGCTGCTGGAAACGGCGGTGGCGCGGCTCAACGATATCGTGATGATCACCGAGGCCCGGCCGATTGATGAACCCGGCCCGCGGATCATCTTCGTCAACGACGCCTTCGAGCGCATCACGGGCTACCGTCCGGATGAGGTGCTGGGGCGCAGCCCGCGTATCCTGCAAGGCCCGCGCAGCCAGCGCAGCGAGCTTGACCGGGTGCGCGTCGCTTTAGAGCAATGCGAATTCATAGTCGTTCGAGTGATTAATTACCGAAAGTCAGGAGAGGAGTTCTGGAACGAATTCAGCATTATTCCTATTACCGACGAGCAGGGCAATTGCACCCATTTCGTCTCCATTCAACGCGACGTTACCGAGCAAGTGAAGCTCGAAGAACAGTTGCGCCAGTCGCAGCGCCTGGAAGCGGTGGGCCAGTTGACCGGCGGGGTGGCCCATGACTTTAACAATCTGCTGACGGTGATGCTTGGCAATGCTGAACTCTTGAGCGAAGCCCTCGCCGGCAACCCCGATCTCAAGATGCTGGCCGAGATGATCGGCGCCGCCGCCCAGCGCGGTTCGGAGCTTACCCAGCATCTGCTGGCCTTCGCCCGGCGCCAGGCCCTCGATCCCCGCGCGGTGGACGTGAACCGGCTGGTAACGGGGATGGACGGGCTGATCCGCCGCGCCCTCGGCGAACACATCGCGATCCAGGCGATCCTCGCTCCCGACCTGTGGCCGGCGCTCGTCGATCCGGCGCAACTGGAGAGCGCGCTGCTCAACCTCTGCATTAACGCCCGCGACGCCATGCCAACGGGCGGCGCATTGACGATCGAAACCGCGAACGTGCTGCTCGATCAGCAGTACGCCGAGCGCGCCACCGAGGTGACCCCCGGCCCCTACGTGCTGATCGCCGTGTCCGACACCGGCGTTGGCATCGCGCCAGAACATTTGCCCCATGTCTTTGAGCCGTTCTTCACCACCAAGGAGAAAGGCAAGGGCAGCGGCCTCGGCCTGAGCATGGTCTACGGCTTCATCAAGCAATCGCGCGGGCACGTGACGATCTACTCCGAGCCTGGTCGCGGCACGACGGTCAAACTGTATCTGCCGCGCGCCGTCGAGACGGTTGCCGGCTATCAGCCAGGCATCGAAAGGACGTGGACAGGCGGGAACGAGACCATTCTGCTGGTCGAAGACGACGAGGCTGTGCGCAACTTTGCCCGCCAGCAATTGACGAGCCTGGGGTACCGGGTGCTGGAGGCCGGGAGCGGGCCAGAGGCGCTGGAGATCGTCCGCGCCCACGATGATATTGACTTGATCTTTACAGATATCGTGATGCCCGGCGGGATGAGCGGGCGCGAGCTGGTGGAAGCGGCGCGCCAGGTGCGACCGGGGATCAAAGCGCTCTATACATCGGGCTATGCTGAAAATGTGATTGTGCACCACGGGCGTCTGGACCCGGGAGTGGTGCTCCTGAGCAAGCCCTACCGCCGCATGGATCTGGCGCGGAAGGTGCGGGAGGCGCTGGCAACCGGGGCTGAGAGTCGAGGTGACGGGGAAAAGAGCATATGA
- a CDS encoding SRPBCC family protein — MINVTRQAYLEGFTPAEIFATLSDSQAIAQILPRVQRVEVTRRDDAARTARLVTYMNIGGIFGTIRSEGELSWEDDRAIRFKVRTPVEVETSWELAPVKTGTDIQLSTSLNLAPMLGPMASFVPTQQVSALMATELEAVLKALARRMRESRLQARAIAA, encoded by the coding sequence ATGATTAACGTTACGCGCCAGGCCTATCTGGAAGGGTTCACCCCGGCGGAGATCTTCGCCACGCTCTCCGACTCGCAGGCCATCGCTCAGATACTCCCCCGCGTCCAGCGGGTTGAGGTCACCCGGCGCGACGATGCTGCGCGCACCGCTCGTCTGGTGACTTATATGAACATTGGGGGCATCTTCGGCACCATTCGCTCCGAGGGTGAACTGTCCTGGGAAGATGATCGCGCCATTCGCTTCAAGGTGCGCACCCCGGTTGAGGTTGAGACGTCCTGGGAACTGGCGCCGGTCAAGACTGGCACGGATATTCAGTTGAGCACTTCGCTCAACCTGGCGCCGATGCTCGGCCCGATGGCTTCCTTCGTCCCCACCCAGCAGGTAAGCGCCTTGATGGCGACCGAGCTGGAAGCGGTGCTCAAGGCGCTTGCTCGCCGAATGCGCGAGAGCCGCTTACAGGCCCGAGCCATCGCCGCCTGA